A genomic stretch from Deltaproteobacteria bacterium includes:
- a CDS encoding MBL fold metallo-hydrolase has product MKIHGTGEIARGFYALGVAAVPVYLLDGPRPVLFDAGFAALGPLYVKEIKAVLGGRPLTRLFLTHAHWDHLGAAGYYKSVWPNMIVAGPSAIKETLRRPKALELVESLNRKAARDLEHWGVSLDSPCPFRSFVLDLPLNPPERIELSKDCHVEAVPTPGHTREHTSYWIPERRILIASEAVGCEHGGRIITEFLVDFDAYLNSLKNLIRLKPEILCLAHESIFTGPDAMDYLKRSLREAELFADEVEKMLMETGGDVEETVTRIKALQWEDLPYPKQPEAAYLINTRARVRHIRARLKRKRR; this is encoded by the coding sequence ATGAAAATCCACGGGACAGGAGAGATAGCAAGAGGATTTTATGCCCTCGGGGTGGCGGCCGTACCGGTATACCTCCTGGACGGCCCCCGCCCCGTCCTTTTTGATGCAGGTTTTGCCGCACTCGGCCCCCTTTACGTGAAGGAGATCAAGGCCGTGCTGGGGGGACGCCCCCTTACTCGTCTCTTTCTCACCCATGCCCACTGGGATCATCTGGGGGCTGCCGGTTACTACAAGTCTGTCTGGCCGAACATGATCGTAGCCGGTCCGTCTGCAATCAAAGAGACCTTGCGCCGTCCAAAGGCCCTTGAGCTCGTGGAGTCCTTGAATCGAAAGGCGGCAAGGGACCTCGAGCATTGGGGCGTGTCCCTGGATAGTCCTTGTCCTTTCAGGTCTTTCGTGCTGGATTTACCCTTGAATCCTCCCGAAAGGATCGAGCTTTCGAAAGACTGCCATGTAGAGGCCGTCCCCACCCCAGGCCATACCCGGGAACACACCAGTTACTGGATTCCTGAGAGAAGGATCCTTATCGCCTCGGAGGCGGTGGGGTGCGAACACGGAGGCCGGATTATCACTGAATTCCTCGTGGATTTCGATGCCTATTTGAACTCCCTGAAGAACCTCATCCGGTTGAAGCCTGAGATCCTGTGCCTGGCTCACGAATCGATTTTCACGGGTCCTGACGCCATGGACTACCTGAAGCGTTCTTTGAGGGAGGCCGAGTTGTTTGCAGATGAGGTGGAAAAGATGCTCATGGAAACTGGAGGAGATGTAGAGGAAACGGTTACCCGGATCAAGGCCCTTCAATGGGAGGATCTCCCCTATCCAAAGCAGCCGGAAGCCGCTTATCTTATCAACACCCGGGCCAGGGTCAGGCACATCCGTGCTCGATTGAAAAGGAAAAGGCGCTGA
- a CDS encoding TrkA family potassium uptake protein, giving the protein MRSVMGQFTIIGLGNFGYYLATHLYHKDHEVLAIDKDQDRVQEIKDGVTQAVVADATDRKALESLGIRSMDAVVVCIGSSLDASILVTLNLKEMGVEKVLAKAISEPHGRILERIGVTEVLFPEKDTAITLAERLHNPNLLDFLPLVEGYSLVELIPPKGFIGKALKELNLINRYGVQVVAIKEVIPDRLNMIPTGHFVLKDSDIMILLGPNESLEKLKEKEV; this is encoded by the coding sequence ATGAGGTCAGTCATGGGACAATTCACCATTATAGGACTCGGAAATTTCGGATATTACCTGGCAACCCACCTCTATCACAAGGATCACGAGGTCCTGGCCATAGATAAAGATCAGGACAGGGTCCAGGAGATCAAGGACGGGGTGACTCAGGCCGTGGTTGCGGACGCAACGGACCGAAAAGCCCTGGAATCGCTGGGAATCAGGAGCATGGATGCCGTTGTGGTTTGTATCGGTTCGTCCCTGGACGCATCCATCCTGGTCACCTTGAACCTAAAGGAAATGGGAGTGGAGAAGGTCCTGGCCAAGGCGATTTCAGAACCCCATGGAAGGATCCTTGAGAGAATCGGTGTAACGGAGGTCCTTTTCCCTGAAAAAGATACCGCAATAACCCTGGCTGAGAGACTTCATAATCCCAATCTCCTGGACTTTCTGCCCCTTGTGGAAGGATATAGCCTGGTGGAGTTGATACCTCCCAAGGGCTTCATCGGAAAGGCATTGAAAGAATTGAACCTCATCAATCGTTACGGGGTCCAGGTGGTTGCAATCAAGGAAGTGATCCCGGACCGTTTAAACATGATCCCTACCGGTCATTTCGTCCTGAAAGACAGCGATATCATGATTCTCCTCGGACCGAACGAGTCCCTTGAAAAATTGAAGGAGAAGGAAGTCTGA
- a CDS encoding FAD-binding protein, producing the protein MGLREDSLDMQVTERQYDVLVVGGGGAALTAASGAEGVSVLVVSKDPIGCGDTKISEGGITVLGSGSADDSEEILASNMRLKGRDLAEEEIVRAFALDSREGYLWLLCHGLRPYMKVDGSGPLPYPVPMGGHDRARAIPHPQGGLSFFHAFRETYPAGGYELLQDAWFLDLIIEERGGKRHIAGGLVYHAASGCFLALRSRAVILATGGLGTLFSPNTDNMRGNTGDGYAIAARAGASLVDMEQIQFIPFALVGPGSLKGLFVGEPASAGPFGVLRDKDGKVLLSGLMHRTRAEVAGVMARAVSSGRGTERDGCLLDLRQNVRGESGGLYYRIFAERMGKQISLVRRAMGERAARLEEPWEVQPSAHYCMGGILVDSRGKCVGEGAPEGLFAAGQAAGGLHGGDRLAGNSLAECIIFGIRAGREAARHARGSKNADPAVFRDLWREVAAPYLRRLGQKGGHVPGALTGRLQKAAWECLGPARTGAGLEEFLKTKEIIRRGLSDSAVSAETLWNQDFIDWIELENMLFSSEVVARSAFLRKESLGAHLRVDGRRKKREVRRPPYSIRAAWKGGKWTMGTILREPSPWTARLKDRYRVLGLRLGTGFLHALPFPLRERILLGTYGKWLSGK; encoded by the coding sequence ATGGGCCTCCGGGAAGACTCGTTGGACATGCAGGTTACCGAAAGGCAATACGACGTCCTGGTAGTGGGTGGCGGGGGTGCGGCGCTGACAGCGGCCTCCGGGGCCGAGGGAGTCTCTGTGCTGGTGGTGTCCAAGGATCCCATCGGGTGCGGGGATACAAAGATATCCGAGGGTGGGATAACGGTCCTTGGAAGCGGCAGCGCGGACGACTCCGAGGAGATCCTCGCCTCCAACATGAGATTGAAGGGCCGGGACCTGGCAGAGGAAGAGATCGTGCGGGCCTTTGCCCTGGACTCGAGGGAAGGATACCTATGGCTGCTTTGTCATGGTCTTCGGCCCTATATGAAGGTGGATGGAAGCGGACCGCTGCCGTATCCCGTCCCCATGGGCGGACATGACCGTGCCCGGGCGATTCCCCATCCCCAGGGAGGTTTGTCCTTTTTTCACGCCTTTCGGGAGACCTATCCGGCAGGGGGCTATGAATTGTTGCAGGACGCTTGGTTCCTGGATCTGATTATCGAAGAAAGGGGAGGGAAGCGGCACATCGCGGGCGGTCTGGTGTACCACGCGGCCAGCGGCTGTTTTCTTGCCCTGCGCAGCCGCGCCGTGATCCTGGCCACAGGGGGGCTTGGGACATTGTTTTCCCCCAACACAGACAACATGAGGGGGAACACGGGCGATGGATACGCGATCGCCGCAAGGGCAGGGGCCTCTCTCGTCGACATGGAACAGATTCAATTCATCCCATTCGCCCTGGTGGGACCGGGTTCCTTAAAGGGACTCTTTGTGGGTGAACCTGCTTCCGCGGGGCCTTTTGGGGTCCTGAGAGACAAGGACGGAAAGGTTCTGCTCTCCGGCCTGATGCACCGGACCCGTGCCGAAGTGGCCGGAGTTATGGCAAGGGCCGTTTCCTCTGGGCGGGGCACGGAGCGCGACGGTTGTCTTCTTGATCTCCGGCAGAATGTGAGAGGTGAGTCGGGAGGACTTTACTATAGGATCTTCGCCGAAAGGATGGGGAAGCAAATCTCTCTTGTGCGAAGGGCCATGGGAGAGCGGGCGGCTAGGCTGGAGGAACCCTGGGAGGTCCAACCCAGCGCCCATTACTGCATGGGAGGGATCCTCGTGGACAGCAGGGGAAAGTGTGTCGGCGAAGGGGCGCCTGAAGGCCTGTTCGCGGCCGGGCAGGCAGCAGGTGGACTCCACGGCGGTGATCGGTTGGCCGGAAATTCCCTTGCGGAGTGCATTATTTTCGGAATCCGGGCGGGAAGGGAGGCGGCGCGTCATGCGCGGGGCTCAAAGAACGCCGATCCCGCGGTTTTCCGGGACCTATGGCGGGAGGTCGCCGCGCCATACCTGAGACGGCTGGGGCAAAAGGGAGGACATGTCCCCGGTGCCTTGACGGGCAGGCTTCAGAAGGCCGCATGGGAGTGCCTGGGACCGGCCCGGACAGGAGCGGGGTTGGAAGAGTTCCTGAAAACAAAAGAGATCATCCGCCGTGGCCTTTCCGATTCAGCGGTTTCTGCCGAAACCCTCTGGAACCAGGATTTCATCGATTGGATCGAGTTGGAAAATATGCTCTTTTCATCCGAGGTCGTGGCCCGGTCGGCCTTTCTCCGGAAAGAGAGCCTGGGGGCCCACTTGCGCGTGGATGGAAGGCGGAAAAAAAGGGAGGTACGCCGCCCGCCTTACTCGATACGGGCCGCCTGGAAGGGAGGGAAGTGGACCATGGGAACCATACTCCGCGAACCCAGCCCTTGGACGGCTCGTCTGAAGGACCGGTATCGCGTGCTGGGTCTTCGTCTCGGAACGGGTTTTCTTCATGCCCTCCCCTTTCCCCTCCGGGAGAGGATTCTCCTTGGAACTTACGGGAAATGGCTCAGCGGCAAATGA
- a CDS encoding metallophosphoesterase, with amino-acid sequence MRWIVIILVFAALFGSVHFYAYLKVKSALDMGKGASLTLALFMGLMVFSPVIVRILERMGMETGPKLLAWLGYTWMGFLFLFFCTSVLLDLWRLIAWVGHGFFQYDHGWWTLSPKGSFFWALAVSIPVGLYAHYEAAAIRTERVTIQSPKIPAHLDRLRIVQVSDIHLGLMVRERRLKRILGKVMSANPDILVSTGDLLDGQVDDISNMIDMFGRVPARYGKFAVLGNHEYYAGVERSIAFTEKAGFKVLRDKTVVIPGMICIAGADDPARRQFGLKGEVVSEEDLLSRVPGGCFTVLLKHRPSVNQASIGLFDLQLSGHTHKGQIFPFSLIVKLFYPIDAGFIPLSNGSFLYVSRGAGTWGPMMRFLAPPEVSVIDLVHGEGERAVGERYMEK; translated from the coding sequence ATGAGATGGATTGTCATTATCTTGGTCTTCGCTGCCCTTTTCGGGTCAGTGCACTTCTATGCCTATCTGAAGGTGAAATCGGCCTTGGACATGGGGAAGGGGGCGTCTCTTACCCTTGCCCTTTTTATGGGGTTGATGGTTTTTTCCCCCGTTATCGTTCGGATCCTTGAAAGAATGGGGATGGAAACCGGCCCGAAACTGTTGGCCTGGCTCGGGTACACCTGGATGGGTTTCCTGTTCCTCTTTTTTTGTACCTCGGTGCTCTTGGATCTCTGGCGGTTAATCGCTTGGGTTGGACATGGTTTTTTTCAATACGATCATGGGTGGTGGACCCTTTCCCCGAAAGGCTCCTTTTTTTGGGCCCTTGCAGTATCGATCCCGGTCGGCCTGTACGCCCATTACGAGGCCGCTGCCATTCGAACCGAAAGGGTCACGATCCAGAGCCCGAAGATCCCCGCTCACCTGGACCGGCTCCGGATTGTCCAGGTTTCCGATATCCACCTGGGCCTGATGGTCAGGGAAAGACGCCTTAAAAGGATTCTTGGGAAAGTGATGTCAGCGAACCCTGATATACTCGTCTCCACCGGGGATCTCCTGGACGGTCAGGTTGACGACATCTCGAACATGATCGACATGTTCGGGCGCGTCCCGGCACGATACGGAAAATTCGCGGTCCTTGGCAACCATGAATATTATGCGGGGGTGGAGCGGTCGATAGCGTTCACCGAAAAGGCGGGATTCAAGGTGCTTCGGGATAAAACCGTGGTCATCCCCGGGATGATCTGTATAGCGGGCGCGGACGACCCGGCGAGGCGTCAATTCGGCCTAAAGGGAGAGGTTGTTTCCGAGGAGGACCTTCTTTCAAGAGTTCCTGGGGGTTGTTTTACGGTGCTGTTGAAGCATCGACCTTCGGTGAACCAGGCATCCATCGGGCTTTTTGATCTTCAACTATCCGGTCATACTCATAAGGGACAGATCTTCCCCTTTTCTCTCATCGTCAAGCTTTTCTATCCCATTGATGCCGGATTCATTCCCCTTTCCAATGGAAGCTTTCTTTACGTAAGTCGGGGGGCGGGGACCTGGGGTCCCATGATGCGATTTCTCGCTCCGCCGGAAGTGAGTGTCATCGACCTGGTTCACGGGGAGGGAGAAAGAGCGGTGGGAGAGAGGTACATGGAAAAATGA